The Myxococcales bacterium genomic interval CGCAGATTTCCGCCAGCGGCGTTGCCAGGTATCCATCGTCATTAATATAACCAATTAAAACGGCGCCGACGGCTTTGGTTTCCGGATCCAGGTCGGCCAACTGCAATTGCCATTCGAGATGGGTCGGCAAATCCTCGCGCCGCACCTGGACCGCCTCGGCCGCTTCGCGGTCCTCGTCCTCGAAACCGCCGCCGCCCTGATAATCGGACACGCTGCGGCGGGATAGGTAAGTCGCCCAGTCGATATTTTGGTCGGGACCGGTTTCGGCGGCTTCGACATCGGATTTGATTTCCGGGCCGGAATCGGGCAACTCGCGCGGGTTTTCCACGGCCTCCGGTAATTCTTCAAGTACTGGATTTTCAACCATTTCCTGCTGGATGTGGTCGACCATTTCGAGGTGGTTGAGTTGCAGCAATTTGATGGCCTGTTGCAATTGCGGCGTCATGATGAGCTGCTGCGAGAGCCGCAAATTCATCTTCATTTCGAGGGCCATCGGTCCGTTTTACCTCGTCAAAGCCGGAACTTGTCGCCCAGGTAGATTTCCCGCGCCTGGGGGCTGTTGGCGATCGTTTGCGGATCGCCTTTTTCCAGTATTTTCCCTTGGTGAATAATATAAGCCCGATCGCAGATGGTTAACGTTTCGCGCACATTGTGATCGGTGATCAGTACGCCGATGCCGCGGTCGCGAAGCTGGGCCACGATGTTCTGGATTTCGTTCACTGCGATCGGATCGATGCCGGCGAACGGCTCGTCCAGCAGCAGGAATCGGGGCTGCGTCACCAGCGCCCGGCTGATTTCCACGCGCCGCCGCTCGCCGCCCGACAGCGAATAGGCCTTGTTTTTCCGCAAATGCGTGATGCCCAGATCGCCCAGCAGGGATTCCAGCCGGTTGGCGCGCTCTTCCTTGGAAAGGTCCATGGTTTCGAGAATCGCCAGGATGTTTTCCTCGACGGTCAACTTGCGAAAAACCGACGGTTCCTGCGCCAGGTAGCTGATGCCGTGGCGCGCGCGGCGATACATCGGCATATCCGTGAGATCCAGCTCGCCCAGCAGAACCCGCCCTTCATCGGGGCGGTACAAACCGACCACCATGTAGAAATTGGTCGTTTTCCCGGCGCCGTTCGGTCCCAACAGGCCGACGACCTCGCCCTGGCGCACCTCGATGCTGCAATGATCCACCACCGCTCGTTTGTGGAACGATTTGCAGAGGTTTTCGGTGTGCAAGACGAGTCGTTCCGGCATCGGTTATCGTTCCTGATCTTTCTGATCGGATCCTTTTTGTTTGTCTTGAAGTTTCTTCGCCTCGCCGGGATTGATCGTCACGGTGACCCGGCCCGTGGAAGCGCCCAGAATTTCGATCTGCCGGCTCGGCAGGTGAATCACGATGGCCGACCCGCGCAGGGCGTTGGAACCCTGGGTGACCAGCGGATTGCCGCTCAGGGCGATGGTCTGGGCTTCGTTGTCGAACTCGGCCCGGTCGCAGGTGGCGCGGCGGTCTTCCTGCACTAGTTGCACGCGTCCCAGGGCGATCAGCCGCCGGATCTGGCCGCCGGCCTCGGGCAAGCCGCCCAGCGGTTCGCTTGGCTCATTACCCGTTTCTTTTTTGGCCGCCGGTTGATAGTGGATCAGCAGGATGTCGCAATTGAGCACCGATTTGTCCTGCACGCCGACGACGTTGCCCTCGAAGCGGATGACCTGACTGCCGTTGTCGGCTTCCAGCCGATCGGCCTGGATGTGAATCGGCTTGTTGGGGTCGAAATCCGGCGGCATGACGCCGTTGTTCTGGCTGAAGGCCGCGGCCGGCCACAACCCGAGAAACAGCAACGCGATGAAGGCCCATTTTTTCATGGCTTGCTCGCCGCCCACCAATCGGCTTCCACGTTTTGCTTCAGCCGGATTTTTTGCTCGTCCAGGTCCAACTCCATGCCGACCCCCTTCACGCTGAAAAAGGGCCCGGTCAACAACACTGCCTGATCGGTCGTCGCTCGCCGGGGATCGGCGGTGAAATCCAGCCGCGCGGTGCGGAAAACCATCCCGTCGTCGGTTTCGCCATGGACATCGCCTTCCATCCGACCTTGGCGGGATTGCACGTCAACATTGGCGCGTTCGCCCTTGATCTCGATCCGCCGGCCGTTTTCCCAGAGCAGGGCGTCCACCTGGTTGAATCGCGCCTCATTCGCCACGGCAAAGTATTGCGCTTGCGCGGCTCGCACCTGCCACCGCATTTGGCCGTTCATCGTTCGAGTATAGATGAAGTCGTCCATTTTACCGAAGGGGGATTCTTCCTTGTTGTCGCCGCGCGGCAGGTCGGTCTTGTCCGGCATCGAGGCCCACCAAACCAGACCGGCGGCGATCAGCAATCCGACTAGAATCCCAAGGTGTTTGGCCGGGTGATTTTTCATTGGCGCGTCTATTATAGCATATTCTGTGCCAAGGCAAGATGAAACTTTATCGCCGCGCCGCTTCCGGGCGGGTGAAAATACAAATTGCGGTTCCGGTTGTGAAGCGGTAAACTACTAGAAATTTATAGATTTTTCACTGGAGACGTCGGCTTGGGCGACAACCCTCGGGCGACACGTATTATCCTTTGGACACTGGGCCTGACGGTGATCTTCCGCCTGTTGTTGCCGCGTCTTTTCGGCCTGCTGGACGGCGACAGCGTCAGCCTGTTCATCGACGCCGAAAAACTACTGCGGACCGGCGTCCCAAGCATCACATCCACCCTGCAGGTTTATCTGATTTCCCTGGCCTATCGGATCGGCGGCATGAAACTGACCGTGGCGCGTTACGTGCCGCTGCTCGCCGGTTGGGGAACGATGTTGTTGCTCTATCTGCAAGGCGACGACCCGAAGGAACGAACGGGCATCTGGGCGGCGCTGCTTTACGGCGTTTTGCCGATTTCGGTTTTTTTCAGCGTCAGCGAGTTGCCTTACGGCACCATGACCTTTCTGGCGGTGCTGGCGCTTTGGTCCCTGGTGCAAGCTCAAGGGAAGGGGATGGCCTGGCTGGGGATCGTGGCCGGGCTCGCGCTCGGCGGCGCATTTTTATGCAAGACCTTCGCCGCGGTTTTCGTCCTGCCGGTTTTTTATTCGCTGGTTTCCCATTTACGAAACGAACGGGAGCGGCGGGAGAAGCGCTGGACGCCGGACTGTCTGGCCCTGGCGGTTTGGGCCTTGATCGTCGGCGGAGTGATCGTCTGGCGATTACCGGTTTTCGGCTGGTCGATCTTCAACGATTA includes:
- the lptB gene encoding LPS export ABC transporter ATP-binding protein, with product MPERLVLHTENLCKSFHKRAVVDHCSIEVRQGEVVGLLGPNGAGKTTNFYMVVGLYRPDEGRVLLGELDLTDMPMYRRARHGISYLAQEPSVFRKLTVEENILAILETMDLSKEERANRLESLLGDLGITHLRKNKAYSLSGGERRRVEISRALVTQPRFLLLDEPFAGIDPIAVNEIQNIVAQLRDRGIGVLITDHNVRETLTICDRAYIIHQGKILEKGDPQTIANSPQAREIYLGDKFRL
- the lptC gene encoding LPS export ABC transporter periplasmic protein LptC gives rise to the protein MKNHPAKHLGILVGLLIAAGLVWWASMPDKTDLPRGDNKEESPFGKMDDFIYTRTMNGQMRWQVRAAQAQYFAVANEARFNQVDALLWENGRRIEIKGERANVDVQSRQGRMEGDVHGETDDGMVFRTARLDFTADPRRATTDQAVLLTGPFFSVKGVGMELDLDEQKIRLKQNVEADWWAASKP